One Portunus trituberculatus isolate SZX2019 chromosome 45, ASM1759143v1, whole genome shotgun sequence DNA segment encodes these proteins:
- the LOC123519588 gene encoding m-AAA protease-interacting protein 1, mitochondrial-like, with translation MNTVTMFKAAGRSLGQLSHLFPGGGARWCHWCPAGLLVDRRVAQAHVLTNSKWGAAPSASSPAQLASLHSGGLFQSSFESPVKCQQLRFYRSGRVSRSIEQEKPQPQKVSPQLMEFPWVVWPSLWHSIRNWIFANLLIHRYLDQEFEMTSFKKGAIQALVYVSQELSKGNFESLEGLVTSPSLEEIKKNFAHFSLKQRLDLAVEKEDIFFSFPYQIGMIFTNEGTTHERIFVEITMCYHIFRGFQEYVNSPSASEGGLRAVYDNHERISIANYRFIREFTKGVVDDWTISLANHFKPGEHLQRQ, from the exons ATGAACACTGTCACAATGTTTAAGGCAGCAGGAAGGTCACTAGGCCAGCTGAGCCACTTGTTCCCCGGCGGAGGGGCGAGGTGGTGCCACTGGTGTCCTGCAGGCTTGCTTGTGGACAGAAGAGTCGCTCAGGCACACGTCCTTACCAACTCAAAATGGGGAGCAGCACCCTCCGCCTCCAGCCCAGCACAACTCGCCAGCCTTCATAGTGGTGGCCTGTTCCAGTCTTCCTTTGAGTCTCCTGTGAAATGTCAACAACTCAGGTTCTACCG ATCAGGAAGGGTCAGCAGAAGTATTGAACAAGagaaaccacaaccacaaaaagtTTCACCACAGCTGATGGAATTCCCCTGGGTGGTGTGGCCGAGCCTGTGGCATTCTATCCGGAACTGGATATTTGCCAACCTCTTGATTCACCGCTATTTAGATCAAGAGTTTGAAATGACATCTTTTAAAAAAGGAGCTATTCAG GCTCTGGTGTACGTATCTCAAGAGCTTTCAAAGGGCAACTTTGAGTCTCTTGAAGGTTTAGTGACATCACCATctttagaagaaataaaaaaaaattttgcccatttttctttgaaacAAAGACTGGATCTGGCTGTTGAGAAGGAAgacatatttttctcattcccctATCAAATTGGAATGATATTTACCAATGAAG GTACTACTCACGAGCGTATTTTTGTGGAGATTACTATGTGCTACCACATATTTCGAGGTTTCCAGGAATATGTGAACTCCCCCTCAGCTAGTGAAGGTGGTCTAAGGGCAGTCTATGATAATCATGAGCGCATATCCATTGCTAATTATAG
- the LOC123519504 gene encoding FAST kinase domain-containing protein 5, mitochondrial-like, whose product MCAQRLWPTVQALGRGLVSSRSEIIQQGVKAYNAQNFNPNHLSQGHSISSHDRFPLSQRIIHTSRGSFNKVVARSFHSGTVLLVKEFNDTENEHAHAVLRSLPAYHATTVAKEEISGSTFYHQYTFPPLDAEWARCSADEVANRFIATSQECRYRPMDLEDRKHSELCSALVRNLRQLSDNQLLKVLSALSLWPPTNATTTPNFVALWNALDQACTERINRWDMTRMFLVADHWYALRLSRISMYNIQMTKLLGRKVSTMGPTQLVQYLFYANLSRKLEPFIIKKDIEKRISEVLSQISIEELGVIAMGFFKTQTFLKNERLVQGIVKKTQENLECVSDASLCAILKLLRKSIPVTQWKLLHSLLDSLVPQLDRLNHMCLLQVALLGNDLLVYHPQAIDIIASKFASDISSIRLKDIERITFALMLYNCVPPSRPDIFSLIAEELRKPERTMEINHYPKCFVSCVVYLTTLGFFPQDLISAALQPSMLNLLSMSRHYSDMGREVSELEWAMLIEGPPNYQGYRLNPDLRQQLTREYLGNLPVGPIKGMTHQEKLLIEVKEKLAAMLGGHEFLTITHVLPHVQTPDLVFCTDAEGQPVVLPQEYRDLAATDLKRPMGWPREMRWNTVVVAGRNSFIRNTEELRGNVHMRKRQLSNLGYYVSVIPYMEYNRKSLRAKLSCLDRSLKEGSSLCLDGRVESAWVNLKASVERQDEMVG is encoded by the exons ATGTGTGCACAAAGACTGTGGCCGACTGTCCAGGCCCTCGGCCGAGGCCTGGTGAGCAGCCGGTCCGAGATCATCCAGCAGGGTGTGAAGGCATATAATGCTCAGAACTTCAACCCAAACCACCTCAGCCAGGGGCACTCCATCTCCAGCCATGATCGCTTCCCATTGTCACAAAGGATCATCCACACCTCCAGAGGATCCTTCAACAAGGTCGTGGCTCGTTCCTTTCATTCTGGGACTGTCCTCTTAGTGAAAGAGTTCAATGACACTGAAAATGAACATGCACATGCTGTGTTGCGCTCTTTGCCTGCCTACCATGCAACAACAGTAGCCAAGGAGGAGATTTCAGGATCCACCTTCTACCACCAGTACACCTTCCCTCCATTGGATGCTGAGTGGGCAAGGTGCAGTGCTGATGAGGTGGCTAACAGGTTCATTGCCACATCCCAGGAGTGCAGGTATCGACCCATGGATCTAGAGGACAGAAAACACTCAGAGTTGTGTTCAGCGTTGGTCAGGAATTTGAGACAGTTAAGTGATAATCAGTTGCTTAAGGTTCTCTCAGCATTATCACTGTGGCCCCCAACCAATGCCACTACAACACCAAACTTTGTGGCACTGTGGAATGCTCTTGATCAAGCCTGTACAGAGAGAATAAACAGGTGGGACATGACTCGCATGTTCCTGGTGGCTGATCATTGGTATGCTCTAAGACTGTCACGAATTTCCATGTATAATATTCAAATGACCAAACTACTGGGCAGAAAAGTGTCGACCATGGGACCCACTCAGCTGGTCCAGTATTTGTTCTATGCAAATTTGAGCAGAAAACTGGAACCATTTATCATAAAAAAGGACATAGAGAAGCGTATCTCAGAGGTACTCTCTCAAATATCTATTGAGGAGCTTGGTGTTATAGCAATGGGCTTCTTCAAAACACAGACATTCCTGAAAAATGAGAGACTCGTTCAGGGAATTGTCAAGAAGACACAGGAAAACCTGGAGTGTGTTTCTGATGCATCTCTGTGTGCCATCCTGAAGTTGTTACGGAAAAGTATTCCTGTAACACAGTGGAAATTACTACACAGCCTCTTGGATTCTCTTGTGCCTCAGCTTGACCGCCTGAACCACATGTGTCTCCTTCAGGTGGCTCTTCTGGGCAATGACCTACTTGTGTACCATCCTCAAGCCATTGACATCATTGCTTCAAAGTTTGCCAGTGATATTAGTAGTATAAGGTTGAAAGACATTGAAAGAATAACCTTTGCTCTCATGCTGTACAATTGTGTGCCACCGAGCAGACCTGATATATTCTCCTTGATTGCTGAAGAGTTAAGGAAACCTGAAAGGACTATGGAAATCAATCATTACCCTAAATGTTTTGTATCATGTGTAGTGTATCTCACAACACTGGGGTTCTTTCCTCAAGATTTGATATCTGCAGCTCTTCAGCCATCTATGCTAAACCTTCTAAGTA TGAGCCGCCATTACTCAGACATGGGGAGGGAAGTGAGTGAGCTGGAGTGGGCAATGTTGATTGAGGGTCCTCCCAACTACCAAGGCTACCGACTCAATCCTGACCTGAGGCAGCAGCTCACCAGG GAATACTTGGGAAACTTGCCAGTGGGACCCATTAAAGGGATGACTCACCAGGAGAAGTTGTTAATAGAAGTAAAGGAGAAGTTGGCAGCTATGTTGGGAGGACATGAATTCCTCACCATTACACATGTTTTGCCTCATGTACAAACACCTG ATTTGGTGTTTTGTACTGATGCTGAAGGGCAGCCAGTGGTACTGCCTCAGGAGTACAGGGACCTTGCCGCCACTGACCTAAAGCGGCCCATGGGATGGCCGAGAGAGATGCGGTGGAAtaccgttgttgttgctggccGGAACTCATTCATTCGCAACACAGAAGAGTTGAGAGGGAATGTCCACATGAGAAAGAGACAACTTAGCAATCTAGGCTACTATGTGTCTGTG ATACCATATATGGAATATAACCGAAAGAGTCTGCGTGCCAAGCTTAGTTGTCTTGACCGTTCTCTGAAGGAAGGTTCATCTCTGTGTCTGGATGGCCGTGTAGAATCTGCATGGGTCAACCTTAAGGCCAGTGTGGAAAGGCAAGATGAGATGGTTGGCTGA